In a genomic window of Paraburkholderia phenazinium:
- the phaP gene encoding TIGR01841 family phasin (Members of this family are phasins (small proteins associated with inclusions such as PHA granules). Note that several different families of phasins have been named PhaP despite very little sequence similarity to each other.), which translates to MNEWIPEQLASAQKANLEAFYGAANLAFEGFQKLTELNLQAARSALADTHTQMSATDPQAFVAQQAGPNGALIERAQSYYRRLYEIAAGTHAGFATIAGAQYEAHNRRVQALFEDVSKQAPAGSEAAVAALKKLLESSSALYDSVNKSARQAVNMAEGSFEAVLSHTSKASGVTTG; encoded by the coding sequence ATGAACGAGTGGATTCCGGAGCAGCTTGCCTCCGCTCAAAAGGCCAACCTCGAAGCGTTTTACGGAGCGGCCAATCTGGCCTTCGAGGGCTTCCAGAAGCTGACCGAACTGAATCTGCAAGCGGCCAGGTCGGCCCTTGCCGACACGCACACGCAGATGTCCGCAACCGATCCGCAAGCGTTCGTTGCGCAGCAGGCCGGACCCAACGGTGCGCTCATCGAACGCGCGCAATCGTATTACCGCCGTCTGTATGAGATCGCCGCCGGCACCCACGCCGGTTTCGCGACGATTGCAGGGGCGCAGTACGAAGCGCACAATCGCCGGGTGCAGGCGCTCTTCGAGGACGTGTCGAAGCAGGCGCCGGCCGGTTCCGAAGCGGCCGTTGCGGCGCTTAAGAAGCTGCTCGAATCGAGCAGCGCCCTTTACGACAGCGTCAACAAGTCGGCGCGGCAGGCCGTCAACATGGCCGAAGGCAGTTTCGAAGCGGTGCTATCGCACACTTCGAAAGCATCAGGGGTAACGACCGGGTGA
- a CDS encoding LysR family transcriptional regulator: MNKDRPDTYLNDRLDWNLLRTFLVIAREQSVSRAATRLHLSQPAVSQALRRLEEQLGRRLVDRHGPRIEVTRAGVDVRQIAEDVYGTISRLSLANEDSSDRDISGMVRVSVVSGIDFPAYDAFLAGFHRDYPRIELESQEMRSADVVNSLQQKTATLGLTPKRALPKRVEHRVFLRQRYGLFCGRHHPLFGQTGLTISDLVGENFVSFTGDKVGDHMSPLTFFRDEMGFTGRVVGSSSSMPEVRRFIFAGFGIGCLPEHIVRDDVAEGRLQKLPPENGVADVDVHLLWSSDRRFSAAESAFLSALHTFIDQHEAQTEGAEDAEDESGAEPTGAAASDDQ; encoded by the coding sequence ATGAACAAGGACAGGCCGGATACCTATCTGAACGACCGTCTCGACTGGAACCTGCTGCGGACCTTCCTCGTGATCGCGCGGGAACAAAGCGTCAGCCGCGCAGCGACCCGTCTGCATCTTTCGCAGCCTGCCGTGAGCCAGGCGCTGCGCCGGCTCGAGGAGCAGCTTGGCCGCCGCCTCGTCGACCGGCATGGTCCGCGTATCGAGGTCACGCGTGCGGGCGTGGACGTCCGGCAAATTGCTGAGGATGTCTACGGAACCATCTCTCGCCTCTCGCTTGCGAATGAAGACAGCAGCGACCGCGATATCTCCGGCATGGTACGCGTGAGCGTGGTGAGCGGCATCGACTTTCCCGCTTACGATGCTTTCCTTGCCGGCTTTCATCGCGACTATCCGCGCATCGAACTCGAGAGCCAGGAGATGCGCAGCGCCGATGTCGTCAACAGTCTGCAGCAGAAGACGGCCACACTGGGATTGACGCCTAAGCGCGCGCTGCCGAAGCGGGTCGAACATCGCGTGTTTCTACGCCAGCGTTATGGATTGTTTTGCGGCCGCCATCATCCGTTGTTCGGTCAGACAGGCTTGACGATCAGTGACCTCGTCGGCGAAAACTTCGTTTCGTTCACCGGCGACAAGGTCGGCGATCACATGTCGCCCCTGACGTTCTTTCGCGACGAAATGGGCTTCACCGGGCGCGTGGTGGGTTCCTCCTCGAGCATGCCGGAGGTGCGGCGCTTCATCTTCGCGGGCTTCGGCATCGGCTGTCTGCCCGAGCACATTGTGCGCGACGACGTGGCCGAGGGCCGCCTGCAAAAACTGCCTCCCGAGAACGGCGTGGCCGATGTGGACGTCCACCTGCTTTGGTCCAGCGACCGCAGATTCAGCGCGGCGGAAAGCGCCTTCCTCAGTGCGCTGCATACGTTCATCGATCAGCACGAAGCGCAGACCGAAGGCGCCGAAGATGCCGAAGACGAGTCCGGCGCGGAACCCACCGGCGCTGCGGCATCAGACGATCAATAG
- a CDS encoding NCS1 family nucleobase:cation symporter-1 produces MSTSPLIDGGAPRDAGGHVAQTDERLYNHDLAPVPLNKRTWTGYCIFAMWMSDVHSVGGYTFAASLFLLGISGWQVLIALTIGILIVYLLMNLVGKPSYVHGIPFPVMARVSMGVMGANLAAVIRGVVGIVWYGVQTYFASKAVATLVILFFPAATALHDFRFLRLDGLGWISFLFMWVFQLFIFQRGMETIRKFIDFCGPAVYVVMFALMAWILSQAGLGSLSLTLGGKVLSGSEQFASMGNATLLVVSYFAALLLNFGDFSRFAKSERQMKVGNFLGLPVNFIVFAIITVVVTSGSATVFGSMIMDPVAIVAHIQNKAAVVIGSLTFIVATMGINIVANFVSPAYDIANLFPKHIDFKKGGLVASILAVLVCPWIFVDSPKAITIFVSVFGSVLAPLYGVMMADFYLIKKQQVETAELYSMSPQGRFYYDGGWNKVGIAALVIAGIISVGWELCTQLLHVLPDNNFGWLIGAMVGAVLYVTMMRAAHRT; encoded by the coding sequence ATGTCGACCTCACCGCTTATCGATGGTGGCGCCCCGCGCGATGCGGGTGGGCATGTCGCACAGACCGACGAGCGTCTGTATAACCACGACCTTGCGCCGGTGCCGCTCAACAAGCGCACCTGGACCGGCTATTGCATTTTCGCCATGTGGATGTCGGACGTGCACAGCGTCGGCGGCTACACGTTTGCGGCGAGCCTGTTTCTGCTCGGCATTTCCGGCTGGCAGGTGCTGATTGCGCTAACCATCGGCATCCTGATTGTTTATCTGCTGATGAACCTGGTCGGCAAGCCCAGCTATGTGCACGGCATTCCGTTTCCGGTGATGGCCCGCGTCAGTATGGGCGTGATGGGCGCGAACCTGGCGGCGGTGATTCGCGGCGTGGTGGGGATTGTCTGGTACGGCGTGCAGACCTACTTTGCTTCTAAAGCGGTGGCCACGCTAGTCATCCTGTTCTTCCCGGCGGCCACGGCACTGCACGATTTCCGCTTCTTGCGGCTCGATGGATTGGGTTGGATCAGCTTCCTGTTCATGTGGGTGTTCCAGTTGTTCATTTTTCAGCGCGGCATGGAGACGATCCGCAAGTTCATCGACTTCTGCGGACCGGCCGTATATGTAGTGATGTTCGCGCTGATGGCGTGGATCCTGTCGCAGGCGGGCCTGGGCAGTCTGAGCCTGACGCTCGGCGGCAAGGTGCTGTCGGGCAGCGAGCAATTCGCCAGCATGGGCAATGCCACGCTGCTGGTGGTGAGCTACTTCGCCGCGCTGCTGCTCAACTTCGGCGATTTCTCGCGCTTTGCCAAAAGCGAGCGTCAGATGAAGGTGGGCAATTTCCTCGGCCTGCCGGTCAACTTCATCGTCTTCGCCATCATTACGGTGGTGGTGACGTCGGGAAGCGCCACCGTGTTCGGCTCGATGATCATGGACCCGGTAGCGATCGTCGCGCACATCCAGAACAAGGCGGCCGTGGTGATCGGCAGCCTGACGTTCATCGTGGCGACAATGGGCATCAATATCGTCGCCAATTTCGTCTCGCCTGCTTACGACATCGCGAACCTGTTCCCCAAGCACATCGACTTCAAGAAAGGCGGCCTCGTGGCTTCCATTCTCGCGGTGCTCGTGTGCCCGTGGATTTTTGTCGACAGCCCGAAGGCGATCACGATCTTTGTCAGCGTGTTCGGTTCGGTCCTCGCGCCGCTCTATGGCGTGATGATGGCGGACTTTTACCTCATCAAGAAGCAGCAGGTCGAAACGGCCGAGCTGTACAGCATGTCGCCGCAAGGGCGCTTCTACTACGACGGCGGCTGGAACAAGGTGGGCATCGCGGCGCTCGTCATTGCCGGGATCATCTCGGTGGGCTGGGAACTCTGCACGCAACTGCTGCATGTCTTGCCGGACAACAACTTCGGCTGGCTGATCGGCGCCATGGTGGGCGCGGTGCTTTACGTGACGATGATGCGGGCGGCGCACCGCACCTGA
- the phbB gene encoding acetoacetyl-CoA reductase, which translates to MTKQIALITGGMGGIGEAIAVKLHDAGYTTVVTYSPANTGAHTWLERMEAAGRRFPAYEVDVADYDSCQQGAQRLQAEVGNVDILVNNAGITRDASFKKLDKINWDAVLRTNLDSLFNMTKPLCDGMVERGWGRIVNIASIIGSKGGFGQTNYAAAKAGMHGFTKSLALEVAKKGVTVNTVSPGFIATKMVMAVPQEVLDTKIIPQIPVGRLGQPDEVAALVLYLCSHEAAFVTGANIAINGGQHLQ; encoded by the coding sequence ATGACAAAGCAGATCGCACTCATCACCGGTGGAATGGGCGGGATCGGCGAAGCCATTGCCGTCAAATTGCACGACGCCGGTTATACGACGGTGGTCACCTACTCGCCCGCCAACACCGGTGCGCACACGTGGCTTGAGCGGATGGAGGCGGCGGGGCGCCGCTTCCCCGCCTACGAGGTGGACGTCGCGGATTACGACTCGTGCCAGCAGGGTGCGCAGCGGCTTCAGGCCGAAGTGGGCAATGTCGACATTCTCGTCAACAACGCCGGCATCACACGCGACGCCAGCTTCAAGAAGCTCGACAAGATCAACTGGGATGCGGTGCTGCGCACCAACCTCGATTCGCTCTTCAACATGACGAAACCGCTCTGCGACGGCATGGTGGAGCGCGGCTGGGGCCGCATCGTCAACATCGCGTCCATCATCGGCTCCAAGGGCGGCTTCGGCCAGACCAACTATGCGGCCGCCAAAGCCGGCATGCATGGATTTACGAAGTCGCTGGCGCTGGAAGTGGCTAAAAAGGGCGTGACGGTCAATACCGTGTCGCCTGGTTTTATCGCTACCAAAATGGTCATGGCCGTGCCGCAAGAAGTGCTCGACACCAAGATCATTCCGCAGATCCCGGTGGGAAGACTCGGACAGCCCGACGAAGTCGCGGCGCTCGTGCTCTATCTATGCTCGCACGAGGCCGCCTTCGTTACCGGCGCCAACATCGCCATCAACGGCGGGCAGCATCTGCAGTGA
- a CDS encoding MFS transporter has protein sequence MSLPEQTHQPVRAATAAFIGTTVEFYDFYTYATAAALVLGDVFFPSSNHFLSTMASFATFAVGFLARPLSGMVFGHWGDRLGRKKMLLLTMFLMGIATTGIGLLPSYERIGIWAPALLIGLRILQGIAVGGEWGGAVLMASEHAPQGRKTFFASFPQMGSPAGLILSLLSFRFVTSLDHASFVSWGWRLPFLASFVLLVIGLVIRMGVNESPEFERLKRTQQVAKSPVAEVLRTAWYPILLAAAATTIGSAGFFFTNTFMISYVTTYLGMPKSLILDCLFAVTIIQLCSQPIAALIAERVGETRFLTGAALLSMITPYPMFLLVNTQQPLALIAGISLAVVTLSAIYAVIAGFMTPAFPTRVRYSGISIAYQLCCTIAGGTTPLIGTMLAQHYKGEWMPLACFFTVLSAISLFGIVGLGRYRKGLSSEEVVGVLAN, from the coding sequence ATGTCTCTTCCCGAGCAAACGCATCAACCCGTACGCGCCGCAACCGCGGCCTTTATCGGCACCACCGTCGAGTTCTACGACTTCTACACCTACGCCACGGCGGCAGCGCTGGTCCTTGGCGACGTCTTCTTTCCCAGCAGCAACCACTTTCTGAGCACGATGGCGTCGTTTGCGACCTTTGCGGTCGGCTTTCTGGCGCGCCCGTTGAGCGGCATGGTGTTCGGGCATTGGGGCGACCGCCTGGGCCGCAAGAAGATGCTGCTGCTGACGATGTTCCTGATGGGCATTGCCACAACCGGCATTGGACTGCTGCCGAGCTACGAACGTATCGGCATATGGGCACCGGCGTTGCTGATCGGGCTGCGGATTCTCCAGGGGATCGCGGTGGGCGGCGAATGGGGCGGCGCGGTGTTGATGGCAAGCGAGCATGCGCCGCAGGGGCGGAAAACCTTCTTCGCGTCGTTTCCGCAGATGGGCAGCCCGGCCGGCCTGATCCTGTCGCTGTTGTCGTTTCGCTTCGTGACCTCGCTCGATCACGCGAGTTTTGTGTCGTGGGGATGGCGTCTGCCGTTTCTCGCCAGCTTCGTGCTGCTGGTGATTGGTCTCGTGATCCGGATGGGTGTGAACGAATCACCGGAGTTCGAGCGCTTGAAGCGGACGCAGCAAGTGGCGAAGTCGCCTGTCGCAGAGGTGCTGCGTACGGCCTGGTATCCGATTCTGCTGGCCGCCGCCGCGACCACGATCGGCTCCGCGGGATTCTTCTTTACCAACACGTTCATGATCTCGTATGTCACGACGTATCTGGGCATGCCCAAGTCGCTGATTCTCGATTGCCTGTTCGCGGTCACCATCATTCAGCTTTGCTCGCAACCCATCGCGGCGTTGATCGCCGAGCGTGTCGGTGAAACGCGGTTTCTCACGGGCGCGGCCTTGCTCTCGATGATCACGCCGTATCCGATGTTCCTGCTCGTCAATACGCAACAGCCGCTTGCGCTGATTGCGGGGATTTCGCTGGCGGTGGTCACGTTGTCCGCGATCTACGCGGTGATTGCCGGGTTCATGACGCCGGCGTTTCCGACGCGGGTGCGTTACTCGGGAATCTCGATTGCCTACCAGTTGTGCTGCACGATCGCCGGCGGCACGACGCCTTTGATCGGGACGATGTTGGCCCAGCATTACAAGGGCGAATGGATGCCGCTTGCGTGCTTCTTTACGGTGCTGTCGGCGATTTCGTTGTTTGGGATTGTTGGGCTCGGGCGTTATCGGAAGGGGTTGAGTTCGGAAGAGGTGGTGGGGGTGCTGGCGAATTGA
- a CDS encoding Zn-dependent hydrolase, whose protein sequence is MEAMLKINAKRLWSSLMEMATIGATAGGGVRRLALTEQDAAGRALFAQWCTEAGLTLSVDRVGNLFARRAGRVNHASPVASGSHLDTQPEGGRFDGVYGVLAALEVVRTLNDAGIETDKPIEIVVWTNEEGARFTPAMLGSAAFAGVMPLEQALNARDADGVSVADALSATGYSGERAVPGTVFDAYFEAHIEQGPVLENNGVPIGVVTGGQAIRWLDARVRGQAAHAGTTPMPFRRDALFATAEMAAALEAMAADFGPEGLVTVGEIGIRNASRNTIAADLSFTIDLRHPDDARIEAMEAVLRERFDAIAERRGVTVDVAHHWISPATPFDPACVKAVADAVEALDYPHQRIISGAGHDAIHLAKYCPTAMVFIPCVNGLSHNEAEDALPEDVARGADVLLHAMLARAGRNQFASTPTTSSELNPFR, encoded by the coding sequence ATGGAAGCGATGCTGAAAATCAATGCGAAGCGGCTCTGGTCGAGTCTGATGGAAATGGCGACGATCGGCGCGACTGCGGGCGGTGGCGTGCGGCGTCTCGCACTCACCGAACAGGACGCCGCGGGCCGCGCGTTGTTTGCGCAATGGTGCACGGAGGCAGGACTGACGCTGAGCGTGGATCGGGTGGGCAATCTGTTTGCCCGGCGCGCGGGCAGAGTGAATCACGCGAGTCCTGTGGCGAGCGGCAGTCACCTCGACACACAACCTGAAGGCGGGCGCTTTGACGGCGTGTATGGCGTGCTGGCCGCGCTCGAAGTCGTGCGCACGCTGAACGATGCAGGGATCGAAACGGACAAGCCCATCGAGATCGTGGTGTGGACCAATGAAGAGGGCGCGCGCTTCACGCCTGCGATGCTCGGCTCGGCGGCGTTTGCCGGCGTGATGCCGCTAGAACAGGCGTTAAACGCGCGGGATGCCGACGGCGTCTCCGTTGCCGATGCGTTGAGCGCCACCGGCTATAGCGGCGAGCGTGCGGTGCCCGGGACCGTTTTCGATGCCTATTTCGAAGCCCACATCGAACAGGGCCCGGTACTCGAAAACAACGGCGTGCCGATTGGCGTCGTGACAGGCGGCCAGGCGATTCGCTGGCTCGACGCACGCGTGCGTGGCCAAGCTGCGCATGCCGGCACCACGCCGATGCCGTTTCGTCGCGATGCTTTGTTTGCAACGGCAGAAATGGCAGCGGCGCTGGAAGCGATGGCCGCGGATTTTGGGCCCGAGGGACTCGTCACCGTCGGCGAGATCGGGATTCGCAACGCGTCGCGCAACACGATTGCAGCGGACCTGTCGTTCACGATCGATCTGCGTCATCCGGACGACGCGCGCATCGAAGCAATGGAAGCCGTGCTGCGCGAGCGTTTCGATGCGATTGCCGAACGGCGTGGCGTGACGGTTGATGTCGCGCACCACTGGATCAGCCCGGCCACACCGTTCGACCCGGCCTGCGTGAAGGCGGTTGCCGATGCGGTCGAGGCACTCGACTATCCGCATCAGCGCATCATCAGCGGCGCGGGACATGATGCGATTCATCTGGCCAAATACTGCCCTACTGCGATGGTGTTTATTCCCTGCGTGAACGGGCTCAGTCATAACGAAGCGGAAGACGCGCTGCCGGAGGACGTCGCGCGTGGCGCGGATGTGCTGCTGCATGCGATGCTCGCACGTGCTGGGCGAAATCAATTCGCCAGCACCCCCACCACCTCTTCCGAACTCAACCCCTTCCGATAA
- a CDS encoding 2-hydroxyacid dehydrogenase, with protein sequence MSHLIPPIQRAAPELKVSLYSTAHAHDAEVAVCWNPPAGAIATLPHLKLVHSIAAGVDNILSDPSLPRVPVCRVVDPHHARRMSEFVTWGVLHFHRQFDRVLANQSKEIWLRPQQSDPSRCTVGIMGLGEIGSPVASDLHRLGFAVRGWARSPKNLPGIDTFAGEHALAPFLQGTDILVCLLPLTKATRGILHARTLGQLRPGAKLIHVGRGEHLVPQDLHAALADGRLGGAIVDVFPNEPLPPGDPFWSAPNLIVTPHMASVASPETIGLQVAQNVRRLVRGEPLDNLVDMARGY encoded by the coding sequence ATGTCACACCTCATCCCTCCGATCCAGCGCGCCGCGCCGGAACTGAAGGTGAGCCTGTACAGCACCGCCCATGCGCACGACGCCGAGGTCGCCGTCTGCTGGAATCCGCCCGCCGGTGCGATTGCCACGCTGCCGCACCTGAAGCTCGTGCATAGCATCGCCGCGGGGGTCGATAACATCCTGTCGGATCCGAGCCTGCCGCGCGTGCCCGTCTGCCGGGTCGTGGACCCGCACCACGCGCGCCGCATGAGCGAGTTCGTCACGTGGGGCGTGCTGCACTTTCACCGCCAGTTCGACCGCGTCCTGGCGAACCAGAGCAAGGAGATCTGGTTGCGGCCTCAACAATCCGATCCGTCGCGATGCACGGTCGGCATCATGGGATTGGGCGAGATTGGCAGCCCTGTTGCGAGCGATCTGCACCGGCTCGGTTTTGCCGTGCGCGGCTGGGCGCGCAGCCCCAAGAATCTGCCGGGCATCGACACGTTCGCAGGCGAGCACGCCCTCGCGCCGTTCCTGCAAGGCACGGATATTCTGGTTTGCCTGCTGCCGCTCACCAAGGCGACGCGCGGCATCCTGCATGCGCGTACGCTGGGCCAGTTGCGTCCGGGTGCCAAGCTGATTCATGTGGGCCGCGGGGAACATCTGGTGCCGCAGGATCTGCACGCTGCGCTGGCAGATGGCCGGCTTGGCGGCGCCATCGTCGATGTGTTTCCCAATGAGCCGCTGCCGCCGGGCGATCCGTTCTGGAGCGCGCCGAATCTGATTGTTACGCCGCATATGGCGTCGGTGGCCAGTCCCGAGACGATCGGCTTGCAGGTCGCGCAGAACGTGCGACGCCTCGTGCGCGGCGAGCCGCTCGACAATCTGGTGGATATGGCGCGCGGCTATTGA
- a CDS encoding ATP-binding protein: MTVALKRLGLPRTLLARNIVLLIVLVMLSQVCSLTVLLHYVQRPRVERTAAVFANYVTTLDSLFEAAPDNARDALVARLNHGAQPPAADELEPTPSLRHFYVTYQREVFLDALRQHLPADMPVRWQTLGGQRLWIRIHAHDMPYWIALPIPEDARGAGLDAAILLSLGLAAAAALTGYLIQRHLNRPLQNLAHAARRVSSGETPPPLPTDGPTEIAEVSSAFNQMTQALQQAEATRAVMLAGISHDIRTPLTKLRLAMAMAITDNGHDSFVVAAEAYLDQIETILQQFMDYAGSGERETAQAGDLNALISRLAADFAGLGHEFELSLGAVPVFAFRPITMMRLLMNLMQNAVVYGRVGLAVRTWVHSGTAYVAVGDRGEGLAAHELEALKAPFQRGRNARAQAGGTGLGLAIVERIARLHGGSLQFHARDGGGLEVWVVLPLVAPRSASQSGR, encoded by the coding sequence ATGACGGTGGCCTTGAAGCGCCTCGGCTTGCCGCGCACGCTGCTCGCACGCAACATCGTATTGTTGATCGTGCTTGTCATGCTGTCGCAGGTCTGTTCGCTCACGGTGTTGCTGCACTATGTGCAAAGACCGCGCGTCGAACGCACCGCCGCCGTGTTCGCCAACTACGTCACCACGCTCGACTCGCTGTTCGAGGCCGCACCCGACAATGCGCGCGATGCACTGGTGGCCCGCCTCAACCACGGCGCACAGCCGCCGGCCGCAGACGAACTCGAGCCGACGCCAAGCCTGCGGCATTTCTACGTCACCTATCAGCGCGAGGTGTTTCTGGACGCCCTGCGCCAACACCTGCCCGCCGACATGCCGGTACGCTGGCAAACCCTGGGCGGCCAGCGTCTGTGGATCCGCATTCACGCGCATGACATGCCCTACTGGATCGCCCTGCCGATTCCCGAGGACGCTCGCGGCGCAGGTCTCGACGCGGCGATTCTGCTGTCGCTCGGCCTTGCCGCAGCAGCCGCGCTCACCGGCTATCTGATCCAGCGGCATCTGAACCGGCCGCTGCAAAATCTGGCGCATGCGGCACGCCGCGTAAGTTCAGGCGAAACACCACCACCGCTGCCGACCGATGGCCCCACGGAAATCGCCGAGGTAAGCAGCGCCTTCAACCAGATGACGCAAGCGCTGCAGCAAGCCGAAGCGACGCGCGCGGTGATGCTGGCCGGCATCTCGCACGACATCCGCACGCCGCTGACCAAGCTGCGGCTAGCGATGGCCATGGCAATCACCGACAACGGCCACGACAGCTTCGTGGTGGCGGCCGAAGCGTATCTCGACCAGATCGAAACCATCCTCCAGCAGTTCATGGACTACGCCGGCAGCGGCGAGCGCGAAACGGCGCAAGCCGGCGATCTCAATGCGCTCATCAGCCGGCTCGCCGCGGATTTTGCGGGGCTGGGACACGAATTCGAACTCTCGCTGGGTGCCGTGCCGGTGTTCGCGTTTCGTCCAATCACCATGATGCGGCTATTGATGAACCTGATGCAGAACGCCGTGGTATACGGCCGCGTGGGTCTCGCTGTGCGCACATGGGTGCACAGCGGCACCGCCTATGTCGCGGTCGGCGATCGCGGTGAGGGGCTCGCGGCGCACGAACTCGAAGCCTTGAAGGCGCCGTTTCAGCGCGGCCGCAACGCACGTGCGCAAGCGGGAGGCACAGGACTCGGGCTCGCGATCGTCGAACGTATCGCGCGACTGCACGGTGGGTCTCTGCAGTTTCACGCACGCGACGGCGGTGGACTCGAAGTATGGGTCGTGTTGCCGCTCGTCGCGCCGCGCAGCGCATCCCAGTCGGGGCGTTAA
- a CDS encoding glycosyltransferase family 9 protein: MIQGLPLDTTNGTLELQSLRADEALTHAGSLLAPDGRIIAPYDLEQRDAEIGEHDALASQPGILNATAHPFVLDYSTVAVAHVINGMGVTLGDSIIGLTALAAIQHAHPQVRFVIYRPELSPPYVEQLYALAAGKLAPTRSLPWPLADIPANETRIDMGNHLFWPGFMSLPMIDFFLAALGVPPESVPSAHKANRWLQTLELPRLPEPWREQPYVLFCPTASTPIRSIPQPVRRALVSRLFERFGLPVLGFGAVDHPHYVDVAATSTGTAHFLAWIRHARYVLTSDTAAVHIAAGFDVPTTAFFTTIAPELRVRDYPHCLPVTLNLPELRNVQASDREQDVARLNAAYETVVNGELPFAAGRAASLEGTAAAPNPR; encoded by the coding sequence ATGATTCAAGGCTTACCCCTCGACACAACCAACGGAACCCTCGAATTGCAAAGCCTACGTGCAGACGAAGCGCTCACCCATGCCGGATCCCTGCTCGCCCCCGACGGACGCATCATCGCGCCGTACGACCTGGAGCAGCGCGATGCCGAGATCGGTGAGCACGACGCGCTCGCGAGCCAGCCCGGCATCCTCAACGCAACGGCTCATCCATTCGTACTCGACTACTCGACGGTTGCCGTCGCCCACGTGATCAACGGCATGGGCGTGACGCTCGGCGATTCGATCATCGGCCTGACCGCACTGGCTGCGATCCAGCACGCTCATCCGCAAGTGCGCTTCGTGATCTACCGGCCGGAACTCTCGCCGCCTTACGTCGAACAGCTCTACGCGCTGGCGGCAGGCAAGCTCGCGCCAACGCGTTCGTTGCCGTGGCCGCTCGCCGATATCCCGGCCAACGAAACGCGCATCGACATGGGCAACCACCTCTTCTGGCCCGGCTTCATGTCGTTGCCGATGATCGACTTCTTTCTCGCTGCGCTTGGCGTGCCACCCGAAAGCGTTCCGTCCGCGCACAAGGCTAACCGCTGGCTCCAGACGCTCGAGTTGCCACGCTTGCCCGAGCCCTGGCGCGAGCAGCCGTATGTGCTGTTTTGCCCGACGGCCAGCACGCCGATCCGCAGCATTCCACAACCGGTACGCCGCGCGCTGGTGAGCCGACTGTTTGAGCGCTTCGGTCTGCCTGTGCTCGGTTTTGGAGCCGTGGATCATCCGCATTACGTCGACGTGGCGGCCACCTCGACCGGCACGGCGCACTTTCTTGCGTGGATCAGGCACGCTCGCTACGTGCTGACCTCCGATACCGCCGCAGTGCATATCGCCGCCGGATTCGACGTCCCCACTACGGCTTTTTTCACGACCATCGCGCCTGAACTGCGAGTGCGGGACTATCCGCATTGCCTGCCTGTCACGCTGAATCTACCCGAGCTGCGCAATGTGCAGGCGAGCGATCGCGAGCAGGACGTGGCGCGATTGAACGCGGCATATGAGACGGTCGTCAACGGTGAACTGCCTTTTGCAGCGGGACGTGCCGCATCGCTTGAGGGGACGGCAGCGGCGCCCAACCCACGCTGA
- a CDS encoding response regulator: MDRPAKIIVLDDEAELRNMLQRFLTGHGFEVRVVEDSKRLDRYLQREPYDLLVLDLMIGEENGLEICSRLRAEGQTLPILMLTAKGDPLDKVVGLETGADDYLAKPFLPRELVARIRALLRRQKIASGDPTVISQTVRFGDFSLDIGKQALSRKGEPLDIHSAQMLLLVALASSPNRPVSRDNLIARARGRDHDALDRSIDVQVLRLRQIVEDDPSKPRFIKTVWGVGYMLIADVES, encoded by the coding sequence ATGGATCGACCCGCGAAAATCATCGTGCTCGACGACGAAGCCGAATTGCGCAATATGCTGCAGCGCTTTCTGACCGGCCATGGCTTCGAAGTGCGCGTCGTCGAGGACAGCAAACGGCTCGACCGCTATTTGCAGCGCGAGCCGTACGACCTGCTGGTGCTCGATCTGATGATCGGCGAGGAGAACGGCCTTGAAATTTGTAGCCGGCTGCGCGCCGAAGGGCAAACGCTGCCCATCCTGATGCTGACCGCCAAGGGCGACCCGCTCGACAAGGTGGTGGGTCTCGAAACGGGCGCCGACGATTACCTCGCCAAACCCTTCCTGCCGCGCGAACTGGTGGCGCGAATCCGCGCCTTGCTGCGGCGCCAGAAAATCGCCTCAGGCGATCCAACCGTCATCTCGCAGACCGTGCGCTTCGGCGACTTCAGTCTCGACATCGGCAAGCAGGCGCTCTCGCGCAAGGGTGAGCCGCTGGACATTCACTCCGCGCAGATGTTGCTGCTGGTGGCGCTGGCGTCATCGCCGAATCGGCCCGTGAGCCGCGACAATCTGATCGCGCGCGCCCGTGGTCGCGATCACGATGCGCTCGATCGCAGCATCGACGTGCAGGTACTGCGCTTGCGCCAGATTGTCGAGGACGATCCGTCCAAACCGCGTTTCATCAAGACCGTCTGGGGCGTCGGCTACATGCTGATCGCCGACGTCGAATCATGA